The following are from one region of the Myotis daubentonii chromosome 2, mMyoDau2.1, whole genome shotgun sequence genome:
- the ATP5MC2 gene encoding ATP synthase F(0) complex subunit C2, mitochondrial isoform X3, whose translation MYACTKFVSTPSLVRSTSQLSRSMSAVVLKRPETLTDESLSSLAAPRPLTSLISSRSFQTSAISRDIDTAAKFIGAGAATVGVAGSGAGIGTVFGSLIIGYARNPSLKQQLFSYAILGFALSEAMGLFCLMVAFLILFAM comes from the exons ATGTATGCCTGCACCAAGTTTGTGTCCACCCCCTCCTTG GTCCGGAGCACCTCTCAGCTGAGCCGGTCAATGTCTGCAGTGGTGCTGAAACGACCAGAGACACTGACAGATGAG AGCCTCAGCAGCTTGGCAGCCCCACGTCCCCTGACCTCGCTTATTTCTAGCCGTAGCTTCCAAACCAGTGCCATTTCAAGGGACATCGACACAGCAGCCAAGTTCATTGGGGCTGGGGCCGCCACAGTAGGGGTGGCAGGCTCTGGGGCTGGAATTGGGACTGTGTTTGGGAGCCTCATCATTGGTTATGCCAG GAACCCTTCTCTGAAGCAACAGCTCTTCTCCTACGCCATTCTGGGCTTTGCCCTCTCAGAGGCCATGGGGCTCTTCTGCCTGATGGTGGCCTTTCTCATCCTCTTCGCCATGTGA
- the ATP5MC2 gene encoding ATP synthase F(0) complex subunit C2, mitochondrial isoform X2: MREAFLSLFQRPRPSLSSLHWEQVRSTSQLSRSMSAVVLKRPETLTDESLSSLAAPRPLTSLISSRSFQTSAISRDIDTAAKFIGAGAATVGVAGSGAGIGTVFGSLIIGYARNPSLKQQLFSYAILGFALSEAMGLFCLMVAFLILFAM, from the exons ATGCGCGAAGCCTTCCTTTCGCTATTCCAGCGCCCCCGCCCCTCTCTGTCTTCTCTGCACTGGGAGCAG GTCCGGAGCACCTCTCAGCTGAGCCGGTCAATGTCTGCAGTGGTGCTGAAACGACCAGAGACACTGACAGATGAG AGCCTCAGCAGCTTGGCAGCCCCACGTCCCCTGACCTCGCTTATTTCTAGCCGTAGCTTCCAAACCAGTGCCATTTCAAGGGACATCGACACAGCAGCCAAGTTCATTGGGGCTGGGGCCGCCACAGTAGGGGTGGCAGGCTCTGGGGCTGGAATTGGGACTGTGTTTGGGAGCCTCATCATTGGTTATGCCAG GAACCCTTCTCTGAAGCAACAGCTCTTCTCCTACGCCATTCTGGGCTTTGCCCTCTCAGAGGCCATGGGGCTCTTCTGCCTGATGGTGGCCTTTCTCATCCTCTTCGCCATGTGA
- the ATP5MC2 gene encoding ATP synthase F(0) complex subunit C2, mitochondrial isoform X1, protein MPPPRWQAALWRLSRLHIAATLSLAERLVGPGRACAKPSFRYSSAPAPLCLLCTGSSSPHPLKMYACTKFVSTPSLVRSTSQLSRSMSAVVLKRPETLTDESLSSLAAPRPLTSLISSRSFQTSAISRDIDTAAKFIGAGAATVGVAGSGAGIGTVFGSLIIGYARNPSLKQQLFSYAILGFALSEAMGLFCLMVAFLILFAM, encoded by the exons ATGCCTCCACCGAGGTGGCAGGCGGCGCTGTGGCGCCTGAGCCGCCTCCACATTGCAGCCACTCTATCCTTGGCGGAGCGACTCGTTGGTCCGGGCCGCGCATGCGCGAAGCCTTCCTTTCGCTATTCCAGCGCCCCCGCCCCTCTCTGTCTTCTCTGCACTGGGAGCAG CTCCCCTCATCCCCTGAAAATGTATGCCTGCACCAAGTTTGTGTCCACCCCCTCCTTG GTCCGGAGCACCTCTCAGCTGAGCCGGTCAATGTCTGCAGTGGTGCTGAAACGACCAGAGACACTGACAGATGAG AGCCTCAGCAGCTTGGCAGCCCCACGTCCCCTGACCTCGCTTATTTCTAGCCGTAGCTTCCAAACCAGTGCCATTTCAAGGGACATCGACACAGCAGCCAAGTTCATTGGGGCTGGGGCCGCCACAGTAGGGGTGGCAGGCTCTGGGGCTGGAATTGGGACTGTGTTTGGGAGCCTCATCATTGGTTATGCCAG GAACCCTTCTCTGAAGCAACAGCTCTTCTCCTACGCCATTCTGGGCTTTGCCCTCTCAGAGGCCATGGGGCTCTTCTGCCTGATGGTGGCCTTTCTCATCCTCTTCGCCATGTGA